One region of Mycobacterium riyadhense genomic DNA includes:
- the argH gene encoding argininosuccinate lyase: MSTNEGSLWGGRFAGGPSDALAALSKSTQFDWVLAPYDITASRAHAKVLFRAGLLTEEQRDGLLTGLDSLAQDVADGSFGPLVTDEDVHAALERGLIDRVGPELGGRLRAGRSRNDQVATLFRMWLRDAVRRIATATLDVVKALADQAAAHPTAIMPGKTHLQSAQPILLAHHLLAHAHPLLRDVDRIVDFDERAAVSPYGSGALAGSSLGLDPDAIAADLGFHAAADNSVDATAARDFAAEAAFVFAMIAVDLSRLAEDIIIWSSTEFGYVTLHDEWSTGSSIMPQKKNPDIAELARGKSGRLIGNLAGLLATLKAQPLAYNRDLQEDKEPVFDSVAQLELLLPAMAGLVGSLTFHVERMAALAPAGYTLATDIAEWLVRQGVPFRSAHEAAGAAVRAAEERGIGLEELTDDELAAISPELTPRVRDVLTIEGSVASRDSRGGTAPDQVAKQLSAVLATADRLRQRLTG; this comes from the coding sequence GTGAGCACCAACGAGGGGTCGCTGTGGGGCGGCCGGTTCGCGGGCGGTCCGTCGGACGCGCTGGCCGCGCTCAGCAAGTCCACCCAGTTCGACTGGGTGCTGGCGCCCTACGACATCACCGCGTCCCGGGCCCATGCGAAAGTGCTCTTCCGGGCCGGGCTGCTCACCGAAGAACAGCGCGACGGGCTGCTCACAGGGCTGGACAGCCTCGCACAGGACGTCGCCGACGGCAGCTTCGGCCCGCTGGTCACCGACGAGGACGTGCACGCCGCGCTGGAACGCGGACTGATCGACCGGGTCGGGCCGGAGCTGGGTGGCCGCCTAAGGGCCGGCCGGTCACGCAACGACCAGGTGGCGACGCTGTTCCGGATGTGGCTTCGCGACGCGGTGCGCCGCATCGCCACAGCCACGCTCGACGTGGTGAAGGCGCTGGCCGATCAGGCCGCCGCGCACCCGACGGCCATCATGCCCGGCAAGACCCACCTGCAGTCCGCCCAGCCGATCCTGCTGGCACATCATCTGCTCGCGCACGCCCACCCGCTGTTGCGCGACGTGGATCGCATCGTCGACTTCGACGAACGCGCCGCGGTGTCCCCATACGGTTCGGGAGCGCTGGCCGGATCGTCGCTGGGCCTGGATCCCGACGCGATCGCCGCGGACCTGGGTTTCCATGCCGCGGCCGACAATTCCGTCGACGCGACCGCCGCCAGGGATTTCGCGGCCGAGGCCGCGTTCGTGTTCGCCATGATCGCCGTCGATCTGTCGCGGCTCGCCGAGGACATCATCATCTGGAGCTCGACGGAATTCGGTTACGTTACCCTGCACGACGAGTGGTCCACCGGTAGCTCGATCATGCCGCAGAAGAAGAACCCCGACATCGCTGAGCTGGCTCGCGGCAAGTCCGGGCGGTTAATCGGAAACCTCGCCGGGCTGCTTGCGACACTCAAGGCGCAGCCGTTGGCCTACAACCGCGACCTGCAGGAAGACAAGGAGCCGGTGTTCGACTCGGTGGCCCAGCTGGAGCTGCTGTTACCGGCGATGGCTGGATTGGTGGGCAGCCTGACATTTCATGTCGAACGGATGGCGGCCCTGGCCCCGGCCGGCTACACGCTGGCCACCGACATCGCCGAATGGCTTGTGCGGCAGGGTGTTCCATTCAGGTCCGCTCACGAGGCGGCCGGCGCGGCGGTGCGCGCCGCCGAGGAGCGCGGGATCGGCCTCGAAGAGCTCACCGACGACGAGCTGGCGGCCATCAGTCCCGAGCTGACGCCCCGGGTGCGCGACGTGCTGACGATCGAAGGCTCGGTGGCCTCCCGTGATTCCCGGGGTGGCACGGCGCCTGATCAAGTCGCCAAGCAGTTGAGTGCGGTGCTGGCCACCGCCGACCGGCTGCGGCAGCGCCTGAC
- a CDS encoding argininosuccinate synthase, whose product MSERVILAYSGGLDTSVAISWIGKETGREVVAVAIDLGQGGEDMEVVRQRALDCGAVEAVVVDARDEFAEGYCLPTVLNNALYMDRYPLVSAISRPLIAKHLVAAAREHGGKIVAHGCTGKGNDQVRFEVGFASLAPDLEVLAPVRDYAWTREKAIAFAEENAIPINVTKRSPFSIDQNVWGRAVETGFLEHLWNAPTKDIYAYTEDPTVNWNTPDEVIVGFETGVPVSIDGNAVSMLQAIEELNRRAGAQGVGRLDVVEDRLVGIKSREIYEAPGAMVLITAHTELEHVTLERDLGRFKRQTDQRWAELVYDGLWYSPLKAALESFVAKTQEHVSGEVRLVLHGGHVAVNGRRSAESLYDFNLATYDEGDSFDQSAAKGFVYVHGLSSKLAARRDLR is encoded by the coding sequence ATGTCAGAGCGCGTCATCCTGGCGTATTCCGGCGGTCTGGACACCTCGGTGGCGATCAGCTGGATAGGCAAGGAGACCGGCCGCGAGGTCGTGGCGGTGGCAATTGATCTCGGCCAGGGCGGCGAGGACATGGAGGTCGTGCGTCAGCGAGCGCTGGACTGCGGTGCCGTCGAAGCTGTCGTCGTCGATGCCCGAGATGAGTTCGCCGAGGGGTACTGCCTGCCCACTGTCCTCAACAACGCGCTGTATATGGACCGCTACCCGCTGGTGTCGGCCATCAGCCGGCCGCTGATCGCCAAGCACCTGGTCGCGGCCGCGCGTGAGCATGGCGGAAAAATCGTCGCGCACGGCTGCACCGGAAAGGGCAACGACCAGGTCCGTTTCGAAGTCGGATTTGCCTCGCTCGCACCGGATTTGGAAGTGCTGGCGCCGGTTCGTGACTATGCGTGGACGCGGGAGAAAGCGATCGCATTCGCCGAAGAAAACGCCATCCCGATCAATGTCACCAAGCGCTCACCATTTTCGATCGACCAGAACGTGTGGGGCCGCGCGGTGGAAACCGGGTTCTTGGAACACCTGTGGAACGCCCCCACCAAGGACATCTACGCCTACACCGAGGATCCCACCGTCAACTGGAACACCCCCGACGAAGTGATCGTCGGCTTCGAAACAGGCGTGCCCGTGTCGATCGACGGCAACGCGGTGTCGATGCTGCAGGCCATCGAGGAACTCAACCGCCGCGCCGGGGCGCAGGGGGTCGGGCGTCTCGACGTGGTCGAGGACCGGCTGGTGGGCATCAAGAGCCGCGAGATCTACGAGGCGCCCGGGGCGATGGTGCTCATCACCGCGCATACCGAGCTCGAACACGTCACGTTGGAGCGCGATCTGGGCCGGTTCAAGCGTCAGACCGACCAGCGCTGGGCCGAACTGGTGTACGACGGTCTGTGGTATTCGCCGCTGAAGGCCGCGCTGGAGAGTTTCGTCGCCAAGACCCAGGAGCACGTTTCCGGCGAGGTCCGACTGGTGCTGCACGGCGGCCACGTCGCGGTCAACGGTCGACGCAGCGCCGAGTCGCTCTACGACTTCAACTTGGCCACCTACGACGAGGGCGACAGCTTCGATCAGTCGGCCGCGAAAGGGTTCGTTTACGTGCACGGCCTGTCGTCCAAGCTCGCCGCCCGCCGGGATCTGCGGTGA